A window of Desulfobulbus oralis genomic DNA:
CTGGACGGCCAGAAGATGTCCAAGTCCTATGACAACACCATCCCGATTTTCGCGGATGAAAAGACGCTCCGGAAACGGGTGATGCTCATCCAGACCGACGCTACTCCGGTGGCAGAACCCAAGAATCCGGACACCTGCAATCTGTACGCGCTCCTGAAACTCTTTGCCGCGCCGGAACGCCTGCAGGAGATTCACGACCTGTATATGCATGGCGGCGCGGCCTATGGTTATCTGAAACAGGAACTCTTCGAGCTGATCAACGCCCGCTTTGCCCCGGCGCGAGAGCGGAAAAAGGAGCTGTTGGCCAACCCGGAGCATATCCGGGACCTGCTGCGGCAGGGTGCGGAAAAGGCGCGGGAAAAAGGGGCCCGGACGCTGGCCCTGGCCCGCGAGCGCGTGGGCCAGGGGTATTGAAGGCGATATCCGCCCGTTCGGGAACGGTTGGAGAAAACACTTCGGATCAAAGCCGTTGTTTGCATCCTGGCCCCGCAAAGACGCATGCGCTGCACAGATGCCGGATGAAAAAACGGGAGCGGGCCGCCCGCTCTCAACATCAACCCATGCAGGAGGAGCACATCATGAAGGAATTGGACGATTTTCTGGCTTCCTGGGAGGCTACGGCCGAAGGCAACCGGGCCGCCTTTCTGGCTCTGAAGGAACATCTGGAAGGCCTGGGCGCGGTCCTGAATTTTGTGCCCCGGCCTGGGATCACCTATTCGCTCAGGGCCAGCAACCCAGCCCAGAAAAAGCGCGAGCTTTTTGTGATGGTGGACGTGATTGAAGATACGCCTCGCTGGCTTTCCGTCTGTTTCTATCAGGATCTGGTGAGCGATCCGGATGGCCGGGGCGACAGTGTGCCCGGGGGGCTCCTGGGGGAAGACGCCATATGCTTTGATATGGAGCAGGCTGATGATGGGCAGCTTCTCTATCTCAAGCGGCGTTTGGATGAGGCCTGGATGCAGGCGCAGAAAGCCTGAAATCCGGAAAAGGGCAGGGCGGGATGCTGGGAGTTGGCAGCGTCAGGCGCCAACAATCCAGCAGGAGCCCGCCATGTCCCTGGAGCCCAATTTTCTGCACTTCGGATCCGGGGCACGCCTGCGGCAACCGGCAGTGCCGCGCAGCAGGGACAACCCGTGGCCTGGGGGCCGCCCGTCCATTCAGCGAACCCACAAACAACGATTATGGATTTTCTCGAACTTTCCGGCAAATATGTGGTGGTCTTCGGCCTGGCCAACAAAAAATCCGTGGCCTGCGCCATTGCCCAGGTACTGACTCTGGCCGGAGCACGGCTGATTCAGGTGGTGCGCAGCGAAGAGCGGGCGGCAACAGCCCGCAGGCTCTTCCCCGAAAGCCTGGTCTTCTGCTGCGATGTGGCGGAGGAGGCCAACATCCTGCGCGTGCGGGACGAAATTGCGGCGGTCCTGAACGGCAGCCGCATTGACGGCCTGGCGCATGCCATCGCCTTTGCCAACTACGCGGGCGGCATCAGGCCCTTTCACGCCACGGCCAAGGCCGACTTTCTGCAGGCCATGGATATTTCCTGCTTCTCGTTCATCTCTATTGCCAACCACTTCAGGGACCTGCTGGCGCCGACGGCTTCCGTGCTCACCATCTCCATTTCCACCACCCGCATGGCTGCGGAGAACTACGGCTACATGGCCCCCATCAAGGCCGCCCTGGAATCCTCGCTCTGCTTTCTGGCCAAGAGCTTTTCCGGCTTTTCGGAGGTCCGCTTCAACGCGGTCTGCCCGGGGCTCCTCAAAACCTCGGCCTCTGCCGGCATTCCCGGCTATATCGACAGCTATCTCTTTGCCGAAAAGGCCACCCTGCGCAAGCGGGCCCTCAGTACCATGGAGGCGGCCAATGCAGCGGCCTTTCTCCTCTCCCCCCGCTCCTCCGGCATCACCGGCCAGTGTTTGGTGGTGGACGCCGGCATGGGAATGAATTACTTTGACCGGGAAATCGTAAACGGCGCGAACCGCTGAAGGCCGGGTGACAAACCAGCGTCAGCTCTCCGGCATGCGGTTGTGTGTGCCCCCTTGTGCGCGAGGAACAATCATGAAGGCGACAAAACCGGCCGACTTTCTGCTCCGTTTCTGGGCGATGCTCAGGCACAGCAAACGGATTTTTCTGGCCAGAAGCACACCGCTCCCGGTCAAGCTGGTACTGGCCCTGGGGCTTTTATACTGCATCTCGCCCTGGGATCTCCTTCCTGAATGGCTGCCGGTCCTCGGCGTGATGGATGATCTGGCCCTGGCGGCGCTCCTGATCGGCTGGGCCAATACCTTCAGCCTGCCTGACGACGATGGGGAAGAGCCCAAGGCCAGCGCCCAGGGCCGTCCGGACACCGACAGGCGGTCTTGCTGATGCACTACCAGAAGGTCTGTCTGCACAGCTTTGGTCTGGCCCTGCCGCCCAGGGTGCTGAGTTCGGAGGAGATCGAAGCCGAACTGGCGCCGCTCTACAGCCGCCTGAAACTCCCGGCCGGCCGGCTGGAGCTGATGACCGGCATCAGGACCCGGCGCTTCTGGCCGGAGGGCACGCGGCCCAGCGAGGCGGCCTCTCTGGCGGGCGAAGAGGCGCTGGTTCGCTCCGGCCTTGACCGCGCGGCTATCGGCGCTCTGATCTTCAGCTCAGTCAGCCGCGACATGATGGAGCCGGCCACGGCCTCCTTTGTGCACCGCCGCCTGGGCCTGCCCGCTGCCTGCCAGATTTTCGACCTCTCGAACGCCTGCCTGGGCTTCCTGAACGGCATGATGCTGGTGGCCAACATGCTGGAGCTGGGCCAGATACAGGCCGGGCTGGTGGTGGCGGGGGAGACCGCCGAAGATCTGCTGGCCTCCACCCTGCGCCGCATGCTTGGCGACCCGAGCCTCAGCCGCAGGAGCATCAAGCCGCTCTTCGCCTCGCTCACCATCGGTTCCGGGGCCGTGGCGCTGGTCATGACGCGAAAGGATTTTGCCGACAGCGGCCACCGACTCTGCGGCGGCGCCTACCGGGCCAACAGCGGTTGGAACCACCTCTGCCAGGGCGGCAGTTCGGAACAGGGCACCCTCATGTCCACGGATTCCGAGGAGCTGCTGGTGCACGGCATAGAAACCGCAGCCGCCTGCTGGCGGCAGTTTTCCGCGGAGCTGGGCTGGACAGCGGACAGCATCCAGCGCTTTTTCTGCCATCAGGTGGGCCGGGCCCATGCGGCGCGGCTCTTTGCCGCCCTGCAGCTTGACCCGGCCAGAAATTTCGAGACCCTGCCCATCCTGGGCAATGTCGGCTCGGTGTCCGCACCGCTCACCATGGCCTGCGGCATCGAGGCCGGCCAACTGCTGCCCGGCCAGCGGGCCGCCCTGTTGGGCATCGGCTCGGGCATCAACTCGCTCATGCTGGGAGTGGAATGGTGAATCCCGATCCACAGCTTGCCGAATTTCCCTACCAGCCCCATTTCGCCGACATCGGCGCGCATCGCCTCGCCTATCTGGATGAAGGACCGGAGGAGGATAGGGCGGCGCCGGTTCTGGTCATGCTCCACGGCAACCCGAGCTGGTCCTACCTGTTCCGGAATCTGGTCGCGCGCCTGCGCGGGCGCTTTCGTTGCATCGTGCCGGATCATCTGGGCTGCGGGTTTTCCGACAAACCGCAGGCAGCCTCCTACCGGCTCGCCATGCACATCGACAATCTGGAGGCACTGCTGGCTGCTCTGGGCATCGGGCGCTGCGGCCTCGTCGTCCACGACTGGGGCGGGGCCATCGGCATGGGCTGGGCGGTGCGGCATCCCGGGCGGGTGGCCGCGATGGTGGTCTGCAACACCGCGGCCTTCCGCTCCGGGCAGATACCGCGCCGTATTGCCCTCTGCCGCCTGCCACTCCTGGGTCCCCTGGCCGTGCGCGGCCTGAATGCCTTTGTTCAGGCGGCCACCCTCATGGCGGTGCGCCGGCGGATGCGGCCGGAAATTGCCGCCGGCTTTGCCGCGCCCTACGATTCCTGGGCCAGGCGGGTGGCGATTCTGCGCTTTGTGCAGGATATTCCCATGCAGCCCGCCCATCCCAGCTGGGCCACCCTTGTGGCCATCGAAGCGGCGCTGCCCACGCTTGCCGACAAGCCGCTCCTGCTCGCCTGGGGCGGCCGCGATTTCTGCTTTGGCCGGGATTTCTACGAGGAGTGGCGCCGCCGCTTTCCCCATGCCGAGGCCCACTGGTTTCCAGAAGCCGGGCACTATCTCTTTGAAGACGCGGGGGCGGAGATTTTTCCGCTCATCGACGATTTTTGTTCCCGCAACTTGAGGAAACAGGCATGAAGAGCGCAGGGTGCAATATTGCAGAGGTTCTGGTCCAGGCGGCCCAGGCGAAACCCGAGGCCGTGGCGCTGGTCGCCCGAGAGGGCCGCTTTGGCCGCAGGTGGCGGCGCTGCACCTTCGCCCGATTGGCGGCCCGCAGCCAGGACTTCGCGGGGCGGCTGGACGCCTGCGGTATCCGCCGGGGCCAGCGGGTCATGCTCATGCTCATGCCCTCCATCGACTTCGTGGCCCTGACCTTTGCCCTCTTCCGCCTGGGCGCGATCATCATTCTGATCGATCCCGGCATGGGCTGGCGGAATCTCCTGCGCTGCATCAAAAGCGTCGAGCCCGAGGCGCTCGTGGGCATCCGCCGCGCCATCTGCTTCAGCCGCCTCTTTCCCCG
This region includes:
- a CDS encoding alpha/beta fold hydrolase, encoding MVNPDPQLAEFPYQPHFADIGAHRLAYLDEGPEEDRAAPVLVMLHGNPSWSYLFRNLVARLRGRFRCIVPDHLGCGFSDKPQAASYRLAMHIDNLEALLAALGIGRCGLVVHDWGGAIGMGWAVRHPGRVAAMVVCNTAAFRSGQIPRRIALCRLPLLGPLAVRGLNAFVQAATLMAVRRRMRPEIAAGFAAPYDSWARRVAILRFVQDIPMQPAHPSWATLVAIEAALPTLADKPLLLAWGGRDFCFGRDFYEEWRRRFPHAEAHWFPEAGHYLFEDAGAEIFPLIDDFCSRNLRKQA
- a CDS encoding 3-oxoacyl-ACP synthase III — encoded protein: MHYQKVCLHSFGLALPPRVLSSEEIEAELAPLYSRLKLPAGRLELMTGIRTRRFWPEGTRPSEAASLAGEEALVRSGLDRAAIGALIFSSVSRDMMEPATASFVHRRLGLPAACQIFDLSNACLGFLNGMMLVANMLELGQIQAGLVVAGETAEDLLASTLRRMLGDPSLSRRSIKPLFASLTIGSGAVALVMTRKDFADSGHRLCGGAYRANSGWNHLCQGGSSEQGTLMSTDSEELLVHGIETAAACWRQFSAELGWTADSIQRFFCHQVGRAHAARLFAALQLDPARNFETLPILGNVGSVSAPLTMACGIEAGQLLPGQRAALLGIGSGINSLMLGVEW
- a CDS encoding enoyl-ACP reductase FabI; the encoded protein is MDFLELSGKYVVVFGLANKKSVACAIAQVLTLAGARLIQVVRSEERAATARRLFPESLVFCCDVAEEANILRVRDEIAAVLNGSRIDGLAHAIAFANYAGGIRPFHATAKADFLQAMDISCFSFISIANHFRDLLAPTASVLTISISTTRMAAENYGYMAPIKAALESSLCFLAKSFSGFSEVRFNAVCPGLLKTSASAGIPGYIDSYLFAEKATLRKRALSTMEAANAAAFLLSPRSSGITGQCLVVDAGMGMNYFDREIVNGANR
- a CDS encoding YkvA family protein, producing the protein MKATKPADFLLRFWAMLRHSKRIFLARSTPLPVKLVLALGLLYCISPWDLLPEWLPVLGVMDDLALAALLIGWANTFSLPDDDGEEPKASAQGRPDTDRRSC